One region of Miscanthus floridulus cultivar M001 chromosome 19, ASM1932011v1, whole genome shotgun sequence genomic DNA includes:
- the LOC136528775 gene encoding G-type lectin S-receptor-like serine/threonine-protein kinase At2g19130, translating to MEDWELGDHSHGCRRNHPLECDSGKDGDAFLLVPGISLPRNPSPPVEASSAQDCRLACLRSCDCNAYSYGRRCALWYGDLLNLQRRVDDTAGMDDLHLRLSAMDVSSKDRNRTAVFVSTASVASIIVLCAIVSVFVKMFRRRQSSIRFMQAAAEGGSLVAFKYSELRRATKNFSEKLGGGGFGSVYRGNLPGGGPAVAVKRLEGLLCVGEKQFRNEVRTIGRI from the coding sequence ATGGAGGACTGGGAGCTAGGAGATCACTCACACGGCTGCCGCCGAAACCATCCCTTGGAGTGTGACAGTGGCAAGGACGGTGACGCCTTCTTGCTGGTGCCAGGTATTTCTCTGCCGCGAAACCCGTCGCCGCCGGTTGAAGCATCAAGCGCTCAAGACTGCAGGTTGGCGTGCTTGAGGAGTTGCGACTGCAACGCTTACTCCTACGGCAGACGATGTGCTCTGTGGTACGGTGACCTGCTCAACTTGCAGCGACGGGTCGACGACACTGCAGGAATGGATGATCTTCACCTCCGGTTGTCTGCCATGGACGTGTCCTCAAAAGATCGTAACAGAACGGCAGTCTTCGTTTCTACTGCCTCAGTTGCGTCGATCATAGTCTTGTGTGCCATTGTGTCCGTGTTTGTTAAGATGTTTAGGAGAAGACAGAGCAGCATAAGATTCATGCAAGCAGCAGCAGAAGGTGGTAGCCTCGTGGCGTTCAAGTACAGCGAGCTGAGGAGGGCGACCAAGAACTTCTCGGAGAAGCTCGGAGGCGGCGGCTTCGGGTCGGTGTACAGGGGAAATCTACCCGGTGGCGGGCCGGCCGTCGCGGTGAAGAGGCTGGAGGGCCTCCTCTGCGTGGGGGAGAAGCAGTTCAGGAACGAGGTGCGCACCATCGGCAGGATCTAG
- the LOC136526487 gene encoding G-type lectin S-receptor-like serine/threonine-protein kinase At2g19130 translates to MASSAGQLLLMSVAILGSAGCFASDTIIPNSAISGSRTVVSTGGNFELGFFRPAGDSNTASSSDGSNHYYVGIWYKKAVSPCTPVWVANRAAPVSDPASSQLAVAVDGNLVLTNEVGELVWSSNVVISGSSSNGTVAVLLDSGNLVLRRDDGEVLWQSAEHPTDTWLPGVRLGMNKITGHVQALTCWRSSSDPVPGVYSLGIDPNGTSQFFTYWNTTVSWSSGEWNDNIFAGVPEMTSHYFYNFEFVSNANASYFDYSLQDPTVISRFVLDVSGQVRQLIWVPSANEWMIIWAEPHQLCDVYAVCGAFCCFDLFVIVSNEHVSHLGACR, encoded by the coding sequence ATGGCTTCTTCAGCCGGGCAACTGCTTCTAATGTCAGTGGCCATCCTCGGCAGCGCAGGGTGCTTCGCATCGGACACCATCATCCCCAACTCCGCCATCTCCGGCAGCAGGACCGTCGTGTCGACGGGCGGCAACTTTGAGCTCGGCTTCTTCCGTCCAGCAGGTGACAGCAACACAGCTTCCTCCTCTGATGGCAGCAACCACTACTACGTAGGAATCTGGTACAAGAAAGCCGTATCGCCGTGCACGCCCGTGTGGGTCGCTAACAGAGCCGCGCCGGTCTCCGACCCCGCGTCCTCTCAGCTCGCCGTTGCGGTGGACGGCAACCTCGTGCTCACGAACGAGGTCGGCGAGCTCGTCTGGTCCTCGAACGTCGTCATCTCCGGCAGCAGCTCCAACGGCACCGTGGCTGTTCTCTTGGACAGCGGAAACCTCGTCCTCCGGCGCGACGACGGCGAGGTCCTGTGGCAGAGCGCTGAGCACCCCACCGACACGTGGCTCCCGGGAGTCCGTCTCGGCATGAACAAGATCACCGGCCACGTGCAGGCTCTGACTTGCTGGAGGAGCTCCAGTGACCCGGTTCCCGGCGTGTACTCGCTGGGGATCGACCCGAACGGGACCAGTCAGTTCTTCACGTACTGGAACACAACCGTGAGTTGGAGCAGTGGAGAGTGGAACGACAACATCTTTGCCGGTGTCCCGGAGATGACGTCGCACTACTTTTACAACTTCGAGTTCGTGTCCAACGCCAACGCCAGCTACTTCGACTACTCTCTGCAAGACCCCACGGTCATCTCCAGGTTCGTCTTGGACGTCTCCGGCCAGGTGAGACAGCTCATCTGGGTGCCGTCGGCCAACGAGTGGATGATCATCTGGGCGGAGCCACAccagctctgcgacgtctacgCTGTCTGCGGCGCGTTTTGTTGCTTTGATCTCTTTGTAATCGTGTCAAATGAACACGTATCTCATTTAGGTGCATGTAGGTAG
- the LOC136526486 gene encoding uncharacterized protein encodes MGDTSTKSTVKESSLMWPMLTSDNYTEWAMLMQCNYEALEIWEVITPGDKPKRAQDRQAMSALLRSVPKEMWQTLGRKNTVKEAWEAVKTMRVGADRVKEVNAQKLLKEFENIQFKEGESVDDFGMRITNLVGNLKTLGETIDDLRVVKKFLRVAPSRFTQIVVSIEMFVDLKTLTVEELVGRLRAAEERFDDKIDQIVDKAGRLLLAEDDWLEKHKHRFHPGNKAGGSGGGGVSSKGKAAARSDGSATG; translated from the coding sequence ATGGGCGACACATCCACCAAGTCTACCGTGAAGGAGAGTTCCCTCATGTGGCCAATGCTCACGAGCGACAACTACACCGAGTGGGCCATGTTGATGCAGTGCAATTACGAAGCGCTTGAAATCTGGGAAGTGATCACCCCGGGTGACAAGCCGAAGCGTGCACAAGATCGACAGGCCATGAGTGCGCTCCTGCGCTCGGTCCCGAAGGAAATGTGGCAGACGTTGGGAAGGAAGAATACGGTGAAAGAGGCGTGGGAGGCTGTGAAGACGATGCGTGTGGGCGCAGATCGCGTCAAGGAGGTGAATGCCCAAAAGCTCCTAAAAGAATTTGAGAACATTCAGTTCAAGGAGGGGGAGTCTGTCGACGATTTCGGCATGAGAATTACCAATCTGGTGGGTAATCTCAAGACGCTGGGCGAGACGATCGACGATCTCCGGGTTGTGAAGAAGTTTCTGCGCGTGGCGCCATCACGGTTCACACAGATCGTGGTGTCCATCGAGATGTTCGTCGACCTCAAGACCCTGACAGTTGAAGAGCTGGTCGGTCGGTTGAGGGCGGCGGAGGAGCGGTTTGACGACAAGATCGATCAGATCGTAGACAAGGCAGGGCGGCTGCTGCTGGCCGAAGATGATTGGCTGGAGAAGCACAAGCATCGTTTTCACCCCGGCAACAAGGCTGGAGGGAGCGGTGGTGGCGGTGTCTCCTCCAAGGGCAAGGCAGCAGCGCGCTCTGACGGCAGCGCCACGGGTTAG
- the LOC136526485 gene encoding G-type lectin S-receptor-like serine/threonine-protein kinase At2g19130, with product MVLLEIISGRRNARCWVTTEQGASLSEYFPLVAARNVSEGAALVALLDERLQGDADPRELERACRVACWCVQDDEAHRPTMEQVVQVLEGVVAVNVPPIPTSLQAFAD from the coding sequence ATGGTGCTGCTGGAGATCATATCGGGAAGGCGGAACGCGCGGTGCTGGGTGACAACGGAGCAGGGCGCGTCGCTGTCAGAGTACTTCCCGCTGGTGGCCGCGAGGAATGTCAGCGAAGGGGCGGCGCTTGTCGCGCTGCTGGACGAGCGGCTGCAGGGAGACGCCGACCCGCGGGAGCTGGAACGCGCGTGCAGGGTGGCCTGCTGGTGCGTGCAGGACGACGAGGCGCACCGGCCGACGATGGAACAGGTGGTCCAGGTGTTGGAAGGGGTCGTGGCCGTGAACGTGCCGCCGATTCCGACGTCGCTCCAAGCCTTCGCAGATTGA